A genomic window from Triplophysa dalaica isolate WHDGS20190420 chromosome 24, ASM1584641v1, whole genome shotgun sequence includes:
- the si:ch211-106e7.2 gene encoding uncharacterized protein si:ch211-106e7.2 isoform X2, translating to MGSFEDEPKNSTNAGQNASLKLYKPTEDLLEGMHRSAGSETSGLVGGVCDGTDDESTIENNFTSPPKLDPVEFVPSPQMQDESSEMIPNDTCALAEEHVTEVALHGNKEELELDAFASIKINVLPHGIAELWFAGKMTEDKELQKNIDVQTSSKDQVDVEVLEHSDYQVDVNILDYGEDQVEIEIPDHSDDQVDVNILDNSDDQVEIEILDHSDDQIKVIFPEKHAEDIKPIEWNNLGEVDEKLESYCCIAKWFQALNYGDGSFCMCQVKTELSEQKLEIRASDTSVKMDTYEEDRFGVISKEHGCIDLKVDLFTTDEKSSESTKALLTLDAGTPNYAAVDNIRTVKACPVSEVISETSEQINDDSPSKCATDKIPMLSEKTKPSPDVKKSSETVCLSLYGSSNRRDRLIRNKIYKNGGQKPPEDLERTIGSHQKNDRRMSNKRKWDELIETEDVSNVRKKNVRVSPQSSPQGHKAAPVKVSEVTNENALSSSALTRKRFNPPHNSKSLSKKKKSLGTRQISMNNYVTRRKTMSPKSLHSPEPVLKSKYELRNPALMPLQEDFGLEFKVLPSTFNFKDGTEPANIQADALSRAKNGIPYTEDKKVKGRKTIHAPVQGKWSLSPLKSKQIQSADVSSSCSLFREFKKRYQDKKKELVSRQNLNSN from the exons ATGGGAAGTTTTGAAGACGAACCAAAGAATTCCACAAATGCGGGACAAAACGCATCTCTAAAATTGTATAAGCCAACAGAAGATCTTTTGGAGGGAATGCATCGCTCTGCTGGGTCAGAAACATCAGGGCTGGTTGGTGGTGTTTGTGATGGTACTGATGATGAATCAACCATTGAAAATAACTTTACAAGCCCACCAAAACTTGATCCTGTGGAATTTGTCCCATCACCTCAAATGCAAGATGAATCCAGTGAAATGATTCCTAATGATACCTGTGCGCTTGCAGAAGAACATGTGACAGAAGTTGCTCTGCATGGTAATAAAGAAGAACTTGAGCTGGATGCTTTTGCTTCGATTAAGATCAATGTTCTCCCGCATGGAATTGCAGAATTATGGTTTGCTGGCAAGATGACGGAAGATAAGGAGttgcaaaaaaacattgatgtaCAAACTTCCAGTAAGGACCAGGTAGATGTTGAAGTCCTAGAACACAGTGATTACCAGGTAGATGTTAACATTTTGGATTACGGTGAGGACCAGGTAGAGATTGAAATCCCAGACCACAGTGATGACCAGGTAGATGTTAACATTTTGGATAACAGTGATGACCAGGTAGAGATTGAAATCCTGGACCACAGTGATGACcaaataaaagttatatttcCTGAAAAGCATGCAGAAGACATAAAGCCCATTGAGTGGAACAATCTAGGTGAGGTTGATGAAAAGCTGGAGTCTTATTGTTGTATTGCTAAATGGTTTCAAGCTTTAAATTATGGAGATGGTTCATTTTGCATGTGTCAGGTGAAAACAGAGTTGAGTGAACAAAAGCTTGAAATTAGAGCCAGTGACACAAGTGTGAAAATGGACACATATGAAGAAGATCGTTTTGGTGTCATCTCTAAAGAACATGGATGCATTGATTTAAAAGTTGATCTTTTCACCACTGATGAAAAGTCATCTGAAAGCACAAAAGCATTATTAACACTGGATGCTGGCACACCAAATTATGCTGCTGTGGACAACATTAGGACTGTGAAGGCCTGTCCGGTTTCTGAAGTGATATCAGAAACATCAGAGCAGATAAATGATGACTCTCCTTCCAAATGTGCGACGGATAAGATCCCGATGCTTTCTGAGAAAACAAAGCCATCTCCTGATGTTAAGAAAAGTTCTGAAACTGTATGTCTTTCACTGTACGGGTCTTCTAATAGACGAGATCGACTAATacgaaacaaaatatataaaaacggtGGACAAAAACCACCAGAAGACCTTGAAAGAACAATCGGCTCCCATCAGAAGAATGACAGAAGAATGTCAAATAAGCGCAAATGGGACGAATTGATAGAAACCGAAGATGTTTCGaatgtaagaaagaaaaatgtgagAGTGTCTCCTCAAAGTTCTCCTCAGGGACACAAAGCAGCCCCAGTGAAAGTTTCTGAAGTTACCAATGAAAATGCACTTTCCTCATCTGCGTTAACTAGAAAACGGTTTAATCCACCTCATAATTCAAAGAGTTtatcaaagaaaaagaaaagtttaGGAACAAGACAAATATCCATGAATAACTATGTTACCAGAAGGAAGACCATGTCTCCAAAATCTTTGCATTCACCTGAGCCTGTActgaaaagtaaatatgaattgAGGAACCCTGCTTTGATGCCATTACAAGAGGATTTTGGATTGGAGTTTAAAGTGTTGCCGTCAACTTTCAACTTTAAGGATGGAACTGAACCCGCCAACATTCAAGCAGACGCGTTATCAAGAGCAAAAAATG ggatTCCATACACCGAAGataaaaaagttaaagggaGGAAAACCATCCATGCTCCAGTACAAG GGAAGTGGTCTTTAAGCCCTTTGAAAAGCAAGCAGATCCAGTCTGCAGACGTCTCTAGCTCATGTAGCCTCTTTCGAGAGTTCAAGAAGAGGTATCAAGACAAAAAGAAGGAACTTGTATCCAGGCAGAACTTGAATTCCAATTAA
- the etfbkmt gene encoding electron transfer flavoprotein beta subunit lysine methyltransferase — protein MYSKIGTCLRNRLISKGFKRDTFCLLFSTKTEDEVKNFIIDNTEIVSGRSLTPEISLRLITPNCRFWTEKPELWPFSDPFWAIYWPGGQALARYLLNNPRISRGRKVLDLGCGSGASAIAAKLTGASSVVANDIDPVAAVATKMNCELNDLEPLTCLTENMIGLVPDQWDLILLGDMFYDEVLADGLHQWLQMCIITHGTHVLIGDPGRAQFESHDIRKRLHEEARFELPDSVKEENYGLTSSTVWRYRPDL, from the exons ATGTACTCAAAAATAGGCACGTGTTTACGCAATCGGCTCATTTCTAAGGGCTTTAAAAGAGACACGTTTTGTTTGCTCTTTAGCACCAAAACAGAGGACGAAGTGAAGAACTTCATCATTGACAACACAGAAATAGTGAGCGGCCGAAGTTTAACCCCAGAGATTTCTTTAAGGTTGATCACACCGAACTGCCGCTTTTGGACCGAGAAACCTGAATTATGGCCATTCTCTGACCCTTTTTGGGCGATTTATTGGCCTGGCGGACAAGCACTGGCTAG GTATCTCTTAAATAACCCTCGGATTTCTAGGGGGAGGAAAGTTCTGGATCTCGGTTGCGGAAGTGGAGCTTCGGCTATTGCTGCCAAACTCACCGGAGCTTCCAGTGTGGTGGCCAATGACATTGATCCAG TTGCTGCTGTTGCCACAAAAATGAACTGTGAACTGAACGACTTGGAGCCCTTGACCTGTCTCACAGAGAACATGATTGGTTTAGTACCTGATCAGTGGGACCTCATCCTTCTTGGTGACATGTTCTATGATGAAGTTCTTGCTGACGGTCTGCATCAGTGGCTCCAGATGTGCATTATAACACATGGCACCCATGTGCTCATTGGTGACCCGGGACGAGCTCAGTTTGAGAGCCATGACATCCGGAAACGATTACATGAGGAGGCACGCTTTGAGCTACCAGACTCGGTCAAAGAAGAGAATTATGGACTTACTAGTAGCACAGTGTGGCGCTACAGACCTGACCtctaa
- the amn1 gene encoding protein AMN1 homolog isoform X2, whose product MAYVTVDSLLSLCALSVAQRPENYDDIKLLPAGVKDKLLRIMSSDSYGTINDSNINWLLHSETRTLDLQNCNVSDSALIQIHCRQLRTILLRGCAEITSEGVEVLASQCPYLQLVDLTGCPLVTDSGIQALARHCKNLEVISLRGCTALSDKALLELGENCKFLHSIYFSGTDVTDKGVIGLATGVCSHSLKELQMVRCRNLTDLAVTAVLANCANMRIFNFHGCPLITDKSREALNHLIGPNKIQQVSWTVY is encoded by the exons ATGGCTTACGTTACTGTGGATTCTCTATTGAGCCT GTGCGCTTTGAGTGTTGCCCAGCGTCCTGAGAACTATGACGACATCAAGCTCTTGCCTGCTGGCGTTAAAGACAAATTATTACGAATTATGTCGTCTGACTCTTATGGCACGATCAACGACTCCAACATAAATTGG CTGCTGCACTCTGAAACTCGCACATTGGACTTGCAGAACTGCAATGTGTCGGACTCTGCGCTTATACAGATTCACTGTCGGCAGTTGAGGACCATACTGCTAAGAGGCTGTGCAGAAATAACATCTGAGg GTGTAGAGGTGTTGGCATCTCAGTGCCCTTATCTTCAGCTAGTTGATCTCACAGGCTGTCCACTGGTGACAGATTCAGGAATTCAAGCACTGGCTCGACACTGCAAAAATTTAGAAGTGATTTCACTCCGCGGATGCACTGCTCTCAGTGATAAAGCCCTGCTAGAGCTGGGGGAAAACTGCAAGTTTCTCCACAGCATCTATTTCTCTGGGACAGAT GTAACGGACAAAGGAGTCATTGGACTTGCAACTGGGGTTTGTTCACACAGCCTAAAG GAGTTGCAGATGGTACGGTGTCGCAATCTAACCGATCTGGCAGTGACTGCTGTTCTTGCGAACTGTGCCAACATGAGAATTTTTAATTTCCATGGATGTCCCCTCATTACAG ATAAATCAAGGGAGGCCCTTAACCACCTTATTGGCCCTAACAAGATTCAACAAGTGTCTTGGACTGTTTACTGA
- the amn1 gene encoding protein AMN1 homolog isoform X1 — protein MAYVTVDSLLSLCALSVAQRPENYDDIKLLPAGVKDKLLRIMSSDSYGTINDSNINWVLLLHSETRTLDLQNCNVSDSALIQIHCRQLRTILLRGCAEITSEGVEVLASQCPYLQLVDLTGCPLVTDSGIQALARHCKNLEVISLRGCTALSDKALLELGENCKFLHSIYFSGTDVTDKGVIGLATGVCSHSLKELQMVRCRNLTDLAVTAVLANCANMRIFNFHGCPLITDKSREALNHLIGPNKIQQVSWTVY, from the exons ATGGCTTACGTTACTGTGGATTCTCTATTGAGCCT GTGCGCTTTGAGTGTTGCCCAGCGTCCTGAGAACTATGACGACATCAAGCTCTTGCCTGCTGGCGTTAAAGACAAATTATTACGAATTATGTCGTCTGACTCTTATGGCACGATCAACGACTCCAACATAAATTGGGTATTA CTGCTGCACTCTGAAACTCGCACATTGGACTTGCAGAACTGCAATGTGTCGGACTCTGCGCTTATACAGATTCACTGTCGGCAGTTGAGGACCATACTGCTAAGAGGCTGTGCAGAAATAACATCTGAGg GTGTAGAGGTGTTGGCATCTCAGTGCCCTTATCTTCAGCTAGTTGATCTCACAGGCTGTCCACTGGTGACAGATTCAGGAATTCAAGCACTGGCTCGACACTGCAAAAATTTAGAAGTGATTTCACTCCGCGGATGCACTGCTCTCAGTGATAAAGCCCTGCTAGAGCTGGGGGAAAACTGCAAGTTTCTCCACAGCATCTATTTCTCTGGGACAGAT GTAACGGACAAAGGAGTCATTGGACTTGCAACTGGGGTTTGTTCACACAGCCTAAAG GAGTTGCAGATGGTACGGTGTCGCAATCTAACCGATCTGGCAGTGACTGCTGTTCTTGCGAACTGTGCCAACATGAGAATTTTTAATTTCCATGGATGTCCCCTCATTACAG ATAAATCAAGGGAGGCCCTTAACCACCTTATTGGCCCTAACAAGATTCAACAAGTGTCTTGGACTGTTTACTGA
- the si:ch211-106e7.2 gene encoding uncharacterized protein si:ch211-106e7.2 isoform X1 has translation MQMGEPSGDCTSNNLDHNYSRKSLLPHSANLTYPEQTTTGNYFQQYSCRILQATSYKIVTGSTPFSNDLKPAQENHLNSKCTMPTGEQKNNIVLWTPPGSRVQVFVPVNNMQETNIVQNISNCVARPGTEVFNSNHSVCMQQQSSSVPADASSLQQFQTKTIENKNKNKKDMQRDLTHANATNDLPQQDPSTKRMTLPSKYRYNPITTNAPNGQNSPLDGPVYHGVRAEYSSDHAHLQTPSTCKLNVQQNNTTKKAVAVVTPLSPVEMASVNFSNKSAHELDARSVPIHHLPNFTHPLKINADPQTMREPNEPACKHQRPKSAEPKLGSDVVKSPVCLLESTSPCNHRSSLKLNCPVTDRNKPSEIQKETSEKIPKDKQAVTDKKTNTGETDKYSTIPVIEWPLDKLHTLMNIIQQIEDVHQKNVNKMDSGKEILRLFWNGDVCMFRNAVKSRIYQNVMEDVYNYCQGKDDVILAQIKNDTRNQVAKNFHVLKHDEMPPKIEYKSSWLNLDENLDDIDRECGISWYFRHLHPFSQEKGNAVGKLQHGLLDAPDKHQCSTETNCQNLFPEDVQTFPKSKDETMDNEGLYKHFLSNKQFLPSQNTAGQTYIPSDSLISIENVSTAETSSVISAGGHCLEEDLQKVNTPQEMTLSNSNPPKELEKIPRDEQISMERFEEKTNNSAHTIQNPLPDASHKSPITGHDQFAMEIVSKTLAEVQTSSVHENSPDSIIKRSHADTNRHVPTLDEVVTEETSCQPNAINPLMAITNLVTRLDNQAVAKSRSSAVTSGRGRLYGGRAVQSNEWTRKSNCAGSPNVKANESQVKHSAHATLTAFREGTEHRDAKAVNKVRVEKQMQLQFENKNSDYQGGGLLTETGDGEDKRLLKPESMVTGQTNCPPNNVNSLEGLANVFRTLEKSEISLRIYENQIGKQEVLKRSGSGGTRPILTDLLMNRGLPKLSPTVTEQRAQIQNGSDEKPTNSDCVDKMIDEPSITERDDFPMEIGNEVPAEPKIPPENLELCKNLPGFVREQSLTETNSNHSMKPKRVDTEQSSHQPHIVNPLAAMTEIICSIDKRVALGKSGMSKTKHQHSAKMSRWDVRSGFTKPDIQSGCTNSKPNPVVEEQQKAVQSPRMQNECNEKTDNINVRPHKVAKLCFSSEMTEGEDLQIDTAGESEIMHSSSQVNYEQCDNTDTQCDSLSSSRSFHAIPERLQEEDFMGSFEDEPKNSTNAGQNASLKLYKPTEDLLEGMHRSAGSETSGLVGGVCDGTDDESTIENNFTSPPKLDPVEFVPSPQMQDESSEMIPNDTCALAEEHVTEVALHGNKEELELDAFASIKINVLPHGIAELWFAGKMTEDKELQKNIDVQTSSKDQVDVEVLEHSDYQVDVNILDYGEDQVEIEIPDHSDDQVDVNILDNSDDQVEIEILDHSDDQIKVIFPEKHAEDIKPIEWNNLGEVDEKLESYCCIAKWFQALNYGDGSFCMCQVKTELSEQKLEIRASDTSVKMDTYEEDRFGVISKEHGCIDLKVDLFTTDEKSSESTKALLTLDAGTPNYAAVDNIRTVKACPVSEVISETSEQINDDSPSKCATDKIPMLSEKTKPSPDVKKSSETVCLSLYGSSNRRDRLIRNKIYKNGGQKPPEDLERTIGSHQKNDRRMSNKRKWDELIETEDVSNVRKKNVRVSPQSSPQGHKAAPVKVSEVTNENALSSSALTRKRFNPPHNSKSLSKKKKSLGTRQISMNNYVTRRKTMSPKSLHSPEPVLKSKYELRNPALMPLQEDFGLEFKVLPSTFNFKDGTEPANIQADALSRAKNGIPYTEDKKVKGRKTIHAPVQGKWSLSPLKSKQIQSADVSSSCSLFREFKKRYQDKKKELVSRQNLNSN, from the exons ATGCAAATGGGGGAACCATCCGGAGACTGTACATCCAACAACTTAGACCATAACTATTCCCGGAAAAGCTTACTGCCTCACTCTGCAAATCTAACATATCCAGAACAAACCACCACTGGAAATTActttcagcaatattcttgcaGAATTCTACAAGCAACCAGTTACAAAATTGTGACTGGTAGCACTCCATTTTCTAATGATCTGAAGCCAGCACAGGAGAATCACTTGAATTCAAAATGTACAATGCCAACAGGAGagcaaaaaaacaatattgttcTCTGGACTCCGCCCGGTTCTAGAGTCCAGGTATTTGTACCTGTAAACAACATGCAGGAAACCAATATTGTGCAAAACATCTCGAACTGTGTCGCGAGACCAGGCACGGAAGTGTTTAACTCTAATCACAGTGTATGTATGCAACAACAATCTTCCTCTGTGCCAGCTGACGCAAGTAGTTTgcaacagttccaaacaaaaacaattgagaataagaataagaataagaaGGACATGCAGAGAGATTTGACACATGCAAATGCTACTAATGATTTGCCACAGCAAGACCCATCCACAAAAAGGATGACCTTACCATCCAAGTATAGATACAACCCCATAACTACAAATGCACCTAATGGACAGAATAGTCCCCTCGATGGACCTGTTTACCATGGAGTAAGAGCTGAATACTCGTCTGACCATGCTCACCTACAAACACCTTCTACATGTAAACTAAATGTCCAGCAGAACAACACCACGAAGAAAGCTGTTGCCGTTGTCACACCATTATCTCCAGTAGAAATGGCATCTGTTAACTTTTCAAACAAATCTGCTCATGAGCTTGATGCAAGATCTGTGCCGATACACCATCTACCTAATTTTACACATCCACTGAAGATCAACGCTGATCCGCAGACGATGAGAGAACCAAATGAACCAGCATGCAAGCACCAACGACCAAAATCAGCAGAGCCCAAGCTGGGTAGTGATGTGGTCAAAAGTCCAGTTTGCCTTCTCGAATCAACCAGCCCATGTAACCACAGAAGCTCGCTGAAGCTTAATTGTCCAGTAACAGACCGAAATAAGCCTTCTGAAATCCAAAAAGAAACAAGTGAGAAGATACCCAAGGATAAGCAAGCAGTGACTGATAAGAAAACGAACACGGGAGAAACGGACAAGTACTCCACAATCCCTGTAATTGAATGGCCGTTGGACAAATTGCATACGTTAATGAATATTATTCAGCAAATAGAAGATGTGCATCAGAAAAACGTCAATAAAATGGATTCCGGAAAGGAGATCCTGAGGCTCTTCTGGAATGGGGACGTTTGCATGTTTCGCAATGCTGTAAAAAGTAGAATATATCAAAACGTGATGGAAGATGTCTACAATTACTGTCAGGGGAAAGATGATGTGATACTTGCACAAATTAAAAACGACACACGCAACCAAGTTGccaagaattttcatgttttgaaaCACGACGAAATGCCACCAAAGATTGAGTACAAGTCGTCCTGGTTGAATCTTGATGAGAACCTTGATGACATTGACAGGGAATGTGGTATTTCTTGGTACTTCCGACATCTTCACCCATTCTCCCAAGAAAAAGGAAACGCTGTAGGTAAATTGCAACACGGATTGCTAGATGCCCCTGATAAGCATCAATGCTCAACTGAAACTAACTGTCAGAACCTATTTCCAGAAGATGTACAAACATTCCCTAAGTCAAAGGACGAAACCATGGACAATGAGGGTCtttataaacactttttatCCAATAAACAATTCCTACCTAGTCAAAACACTGCTGGACAAACATATATTCCAAGTGACTCTTTAATCTCTATTGAGAATGTTTCAACGGCTGAAACCTCATCGGTTATATCAGCAGGAGGGCATTGTTTAGAAGAGGACCTGCAGAAAGTCAATACACCACAAGAGATGACGCTATCCAATTCAAACCCACCCAAAGAACTTGAAAAAATACCACGGGATGAGCAGATAAGCATGGAGAGGTTTGAAGAGAAGACCAACAATTCTGCACACACAATTCAAAACCCCTTACCAGATGCCTCTCATAAATCGCCAATAACTGGGCATGATCAGTTTGCGATGGAAATTGTGAGCAAAACACTGGCAGAAGTACAAACATCCAGTGTTCACGAAAACTCGCCTGATTCCATTATTAAAAGGTCACATGCTGACACTAATAGACACGTGCCAACGCTTGATGAAGTGGTTACAGAAGAGACCAGTTGTCAACCAAATGCTATAAATCCTCTGATGGCCATAACAAATTTAGTGACGAGGTTAGACAATCAAGCTGTTGCCAAAAGTCGCTCAAGCGCTGTAACATCAGGAAGGGGTCGGCTATATGGGGGACGTGCTGTCCAAAGTAATGAATGGACTAGGAAGAGTAACTGTGCAGGTTCACCTAATGTGAAAGCAAATGAATCTCAGGTAAAACATTCAGCACATGCAACACTAACCGCATTTAGAGAAGGAACAGAACATCGGGATGCAAAAGCTGTTAACAAAGTACGGGTAGAAAAACAGATGCAATTGCAGTTTGAGAATAAAAACTCTGACTATCAAGGTGGTGGCTTATTAACAGAAACAGGAGATGGAGAAGATAAACGCTTATTGAAGCCTGAAAGCATGGTTACAGGACAAACCAATTGTCCACCAAATAATGTAAATTCACTAGAAGGTTTAGCAAACGTGTTTAGGACACTGGAAAAAAGTGAAATTTCTTTGAGGATTTATGAAAACCAAATAGGAAAACAAGAAGTTTTGAAAAGAAGTGGATCTGGAGGCACAAGACCCATTTTGACTGATTTGCTCATGAATAGAGGTTTACCGAAGCTCAGTCCTACGGTTACAGAACAGCGGGCTCAAATACAAAATGGATCTGATGAAAAACCGACTAACAGTGATTGTGTGGATAAGATGATTGATGAGCCATCAATAACCGAGCGGGATGATTTTCCAATGGAAATTGGAAACGAAGTACCAGCAGAACCAAAAATCCCGCCAGAAAATTTAGAGCTTTGTAAGAACTTGCCTGGGTTTGTGCGTGAACAATCATTAACAGAGACTAACAGTAACCACTCAATGAAACCCAAGCGTGTGGATACAGAACAAAGCAGCCATCAACCACATATTGTAAATCCACTGGCGGCCATGACAGAAATAATATGCTCAATAGATAAACGTGTTGCTTTAGGAAAATCAGGTATGTCAAAAACTAAGCATCAACACTCTGCGAAAATGTCTAGATGGGATGTGCGGTCAGGGTTTACTAAACCCGATATCCAAAGTGGCTGCACAAACTCAAAACCTAATCCTGTGGTTGAAGAACAACAGAAGGCTGTGCAGTCACCGCGAATGCAAAATGAATGTAATGAAAAAACTGATAACATTAATGTTCGCCCTCATAAAGTGGCTAAACTGTGCTTTTCCAGTGAGATGACGGAAGGGGAGGATTTGCAAATAGACACGGCCGGAGAATCAGAAATTATGCATTCGTCATCACAGGTGAATTATGAGCAATGTGATAACACTGACACGCAATGTGATTCTTTGTCATCCTCCAGGTCGTTTCATGCCATACCTGAACGGTTACAGGAAGAAGACTTCATGGGAAGTTTTGAAGACGAACCAAAGAATTCCACAAATGCGGGACAAAACGCATCTCTAAAATTGTATAAGCCAACAGAAGATCTTTTGGAGGGAATGCATCGCTCTGCTGGGTCAGAAACATCAGGGCTGGTTGGTGGTGTTTGTGATGGTACTGATGATGAATCAACCATTGAAAATAACTTTACAAGCCCACCAAAACTTGATCCTGTGGAATTTGTCCCATCACCTCAAATGCAAGATGAATCCAGTGAAATGATTCCTAATGATACCTGTGCGCTTGCAGAAGAACATGTGACAGAAGTTGCTCTGCATGGTAATAAAGAAGAACTTGAGCTGGATGCTTTTGCTTCGATTAAGATCAATGTTCTCCCGCATGGAATTGCAGAATTATGGTTTGCTGGCAAGATGACGGAAGATAAGGAGttgcaaaaaaacattgatgtaCAAACTTCCAGTAAGGACCAGGTAGATGTTGAAGTCCTAGAACACAGTGATTACCAGGTAGATGTTAACATTTTGGATTACGGTGAGGACCAGGTAGAGATTGAAATCCCAGACCACAGTGATGACCAGGTAGATGTTAACATTTTGGATAACAGTGATGACCAGGTAGAGATTGAAATCCTGGACCACAGTGATGACcaaataaaagttatatttcCTGAAAAGCATGCAGAAGACATAAAGCCCATTGAGTGGAACAATCTAGGTGAGGTTGATGAAAAGCTGGAGTCTTATTGTTGTATTGCTAAATGGTTTCAAGCTTTAAATTATGGAGATGGTTCATTTTGCATGTGTCAGGTGAAAACAGAGTTGAGTGAACAAAAGCTTGAAATTAGAGCCAGTGACACAAGTGTGAAAATGGACACATATGAAGAAGATCGTTTTGGTGTCATCTCTAAAGAACATGGATGCATTGATTTAAAAGTTGATCTTTTCACCACTGATGAAAAGTCATCTGAAAGCACAAAAGCATTATTAACACTGGATGCTGGCACACCAAATTATGCTGCTGTGGACAACATTAGGACTGTGAAGGCCTGTCCGGTTTCTGAAGTGATATCAGAAACATCAGAGCAGATAAATGATGACTCTCCTTCCAAATGTGCGACGGATAAGATCCCGATGCTTTCTGAGAAAACAAAGCCATCTCCTGATGTTAAGAAAAGTTCTGAAACTGTATGTCTTTCACTGTACGGGTCTTCTAATAGACGAGATCGACTAATacgaaacaaaatatataaaaacggtGGACAAAAACCACCAGAAGACCTTGAAAGAACAATCGGCTCCCATCAGAAGAATGACAGAAGAATGTCAAATAAGCGCAAATGGGACGAATTGATAGAAACCGAAGATGTTTCGaatgtaagaaagaaaaatgtgagAGTGTCTCCTCAAAGTTCTCCTCAGGGACACAAAGCAGCCCCAGTGAAAGTTTCTGAAGTTACCAATGAAAATGCACTTTCCTCATCTGCGTTAACTAGAAAACGGTTTAATCCACCTCATAATTCAAAGAGTTtatcaaagaaaaagaaaagtttaGGAACAAGACAAATATCCATGAATAACTATGTTACCAGAAGGAAGACCATGTCTCCAAAATCTTTGCATTCACCTGAGCCTGTActgaaaagtaaatatgaattgAGGAACCCTGCTTTGATGCCATTACAAGAGGATTTTGGATTGGAGTTTAAAGTGTTGCCGTCAACTTTCAACTTTAAGGATGGAACTGAACCCGCCAACATTCAAGCAGACGCGTTATCAAGAGCAAAAAATG ggatTCCATACACCGAAGataaaaaagttaaagggaGGAAAACCATCCATGCTCCAGTACAAG GGAAGTGGTCTTTAAGCCCTTTGAAAAGCAAGCAGATCCAGTCTGCAGACGTCTCTAGCTCATGTAGCCTCTTTCGAGAGTTCAAGAAGAGGTATCAAGACAAAAAGAAGGAACTTGTATCCAGGCAGAACTTGAATTCCAATTAA